A window of Colletes latitarsis isolate SP2378_abdomen chromosome 11, iyColLati1, whole genome shotgun sequence genomic DNA:
gaacgatttgaaattttttaatttttgtcgaaaaatttcacatcttctggaatttttttctcgaaaatggttaggattccgaggttatgtctattgaccaaaattgattctaattgactcctacaattaaaaattttttttttgtcgataaatttaggcacctatcctctgtcgatttttcttaaaaattcgtttttcatttttgatatttttatttgacgtcctacagaaaagttgtctaatacttttttgtaggtacccatgaggtctacttcagaaaaaagtttcattgaaatatattcactatcgtaggagttatggctatttgaaaatgggaccatttttatggggtttttctcattttccggggtcaaggaacaacttttcgaatatttttgcgatttgtacatattctgcatcaaaatacgcgtcgtttgcttttttaaacattaaaatcgtccaatagtTTTCCAGGTTCAAAAATTAGGAACAGTAAGCTTTCGCTATAATTACATGAAAtctcaattttaaataatttactcaCCGGTTAGCGTTCCATTGTGGTCTAGACTCGATGCTGGTCCTCGGCTGGGATTTCGACCGGGGAAAAGCTTTCATACTAATTTCTCCAGTTGTCGCGCCACTTAAACATTCCCCGAATCAAGATTTAAAGCActgttattaataataattatacctTTGAATATATTTATCAAAGCTCGCGAATAAACCGAAAGAGAATTTCAGCAAAGAAGAAATTAAGTACTTAATAATTTCACTAATTCTCCATTCATTGCAAGATTTTAAAGCTCCGTTATGATAAATGCCTTCCATTCGCTAAACAGAATAATGTCTACGATTCTAAAAGCTTCCCAGCAATTAATAACGTAGTTTTTACTCACTTTTCAGTGCCCCTCTTTCCAGCATCCCTAGTTTCCCCTCGTAGAGCCAGCGTAGAGACATCTAAATCAGTCTGTGTTCCAAAGTCTCGACCAATCGCTGCTCTGAACTTCGTAGGAGTGACCAGTCGCCTTTCAAAGACCGTCGATGGGAAATTCAAGCCTCCGCATAGCTTGTTTTCGAAGTTTCTCGGTGTAGGGGTGAGAACAAGGTTCACAAATTGAAGATTGGCTCCGTTGAGGAGTTCGGAGTCCTCCAGTCTGCCACTCAGCACTATCGCCACGTCCTTGCTTACAGGAACTTGCAACGACTTTGTTTCGTTCGTGTCTTTCTCTAATTCTTTTGCACTATTCCGATTAGTCTCGTCGTCTCCATCGCCAACGTTTGGAGTTTCTTGACACTGAATGCGACTCGAATCAATCGAATGGAAGTTCACGGTGGAATTGGAATTTTCTTCGTTTGGGGATTTGTTTTTGCGCAGAATCTTTTTCTGTTCTTTTGCTAATCGTTCTGCGGCTTGTAAGACCTCTCGCATGGCCTCGGATTCCTTCAGTTTGGCTGCATCCCTCTCTCTTTGCCTTCTCTGCTCCTCGTCGAACCTGACGAAAGTAGAATTGAAAGACTCAGGACGGTATCTTGCAAAGAAAGTCCAAGATTCATTGGTAACTTTTAGTTTATGAATTGGGGAAAGGGAATTAGGGAATTCTATGGTTTCAGAACTTAAATTCTTCTGCGTTCAGAGTTCAATTTCAATGGCAATAATAATAcctttctttttccttttccCTTTCTCGTTTGATCCGCTCTTCCTCCAAACGTTCTTCCTCCAGCTTCCtctctttttcttctttcttcattCGATTTTTCTCTTCGAGTTGCCGTTTAATCGCAGTCTGAAGCTCCAAAGCTTTCTGCCTTTTAATTTCTCGTTCCTGGAGAACGTTGGCGTCGACAGGAATATTCTGCCCACGTAGATAAGTTTTTTCGCATCCGGTGGAACCAACCGTTGAACTGTCCGAACTACTTGCGCTCTCATGGTTGATAACCAAAACCTGCAACGGAAAGGAAGATTGAAGGCGATTCCATAACTTGGAAACCAAACTCTACGATTCCCCGTGAATGTTTCATAAGCTCCCATTGAAAGCAGAAATCGTTCGACACGTCTGTGTCAAGTCTCTATAAATATCAAGGTTTTGAAACCCTCAATGGAGGATGCTGAAAGAATACCTCTGGAATTTCTTTCGTAGGAACTAGAAAGCTAGAGAAATTAACATTTTATGTAGCAATAGAGTTAATATAGATTCGATCGATTAATCGTAGAAAGTAATTAGTGAAAATTCGTAGGAACGTACTTGACTGGAATGCCCCAATCTAGCGAGCCAAGAGGGTGGCGGAGGATCGCCGCAAGAAGTATCCTGACCCCACACGCTGTCCCAACGTGGCCTATTTAGCTCTCCCATCCTGTCTTGCAATCTTCTCGATGGTGGAAGTGAACTTTCAGGCGTGGAATAAGGATTCCGCCAAATCTTTTCTATCGGTGGCTCTGGAGGCTTGCAACCTGGCAATAGAACTAGCACAGAAGAGAATATTGCAGTTGTAACTGTCACAGACACATAGCGTGCGGCacagaaaacagaaaaaccggAAGAATTGCCTTTGATATTCTGCGAAACTACTTCATCCCCAAGATGCAAGTCTTTTTCGTCTGTCGATTGTTAATTAATTGGAAAATTTGAGAGTTTAAACCAACAAGAGAAAAATGGTTCTAAAAAGAATAATCGACACGTTTCTTTTTTACTTACAATCGTCCATGTTGAAGAAGTAAAAACAGCCCCTAAAGTTGGAGTCGAAAACATATCTTTTTAAATATCTTGGGAACCAAAGAGGCTACGAAGAaagtttcttttaaaaaatatacatttttgaATGAGGAGCTCTAcaatataaaaatttgttaGAGAAAGTTATTCTTTTACTTAGGGACTGTTTTCACCCTTTCGATATGGACAATTACAGGTAAAAAAAAACGtcgattatttatttgttttcatAAAAATCGGCATATACGAATTGAACGTGTttcctttattttttataaagtgATCGAAGGACTTTCAGTGTACTCTGCTTAATATTCCGagctttatattaatatttatctttATTCGATATAGTCTTTCTCGTTTAGTAATTATGAATTAGTTTCTCTCAGTTTACAGAACCTATATAAAAAATTGGTAAACATTATTAaagcttaaaaaaaaattaatttatgtaTGTATCGTCTAAATTTGTTTAGAATAAtcaattgaaaaattgaatattttactTTTAGAAGATACTGGAACGTCCATGGAATCGCTGGCATAACCGGAAGTTTCTCCCTCTTGATCTTCAACTTGGGTATAGTGATTTTCGGACGTTTCGTGGTTGCACAATCGGTGATTATGCTGAGATTTAAGTTTATTTTTCAATGGGAATTCTTTCTGCTGACTCTGGAAACATTGAAACAATTCAGACTTTTAGCGGCTTTTGGGATATTAAAAATTACAGCAAATTTTGAATAACTGAAAACAACACAAGATCCAAGTCTCGCAATTATAAAAACAGTTATGTATTCAAGATTTGCTATATTGGGACTTTTGTAACAACAGAACAGtagtttttttatatttaaatgtaatatttgtaaacaatatttgcagaaataataTTAGTTTAAACAATTATTTCCGAACACACCTGGGAAATATATAATTGTTGATCTTTGTTATAAATTGGAGGCAAACTCGGATTTCTGTGCCTAATTCTCGCCACTTCTGGTTCCTCTTGTAGATTAATCGTGCTCTCACTATTGTAATTTAGACTTTTCAGGCTGGTACTGCTTCCAAAATGGCCACTAGCGCAGATAGGTTTCGAGGTTGACTGCTTTATCTCCGCCAAAGTCATTCTGCCGCTCGGATAACTGATACTTTAGGCTTTTTATCGATCATTTCATACGAGATCAACGAAATAATTTTCGTTAACCTAATTTATAATCTTCTGAGaacttatatttatttatttaacaatgccTGTGTGagcaaaattattatttctagCCATTTTTACATAAGAATGATTGGataaacaaaaaaagaaattaaaattcgtAATTTAAAGTGTAATTTTGATTAGAAAAATCGCttgtttataataaaaatgataTTGTGTTGTAATGAATTGTTCATAATatgattaatttttaaaatcattttACAAATTATATTCTTGTGGTATTTTCTAATAAACGTTTCTAGGAAATGAAAGTCCCTAGTAATAATTGCCAATTGTTAACATTATTTATAGTTAAAAATTAAACTTTTTATTctgaaaattacaatttttaattttaattaatttctgacgaAATTATTGCAGAATTCAATAAAAACGATAGGTTGCAAAAATGATGTGTAAAATTTTGGTTTTCGTTGTCATTTGTAATAATAAATACTCACCGAAAATTGTTGTTATTTTTCAAAAGCCCCCAATTTCCGCCAAAACGGGTCATTTCTTCTACGATATtcgcataaattattaatttcccACATCAACTACCATTATTTGACATATATAAGATATCAGAATAATTTACAAccataatttttgtaaaaatcggaaaATTTTCACAAAACTTTCGAATAAATGGACCGTTAAAATTCTTGGCTgcttttattcaatatttgatTTGTAGAGACCACGAACCATAGTTAAACTTAATTTTTTAAGCCAAAATTACTGATAATTTTCAATAGTATCAAATTTCTTGAAGGAAATATTACGTTTGTGCCAGTTTCACCATTTCATTTTTATGTTTCACATTTTATTAAATACTACGGTGCCCTATGAATTAGGAACAACACTAATTTGTGTTTGTAAATAATTACGACAAGTCTAAAATCTTAAAAATCTGAAATTAGGTCCCTTTTTCAGCTTTTTCTCAAGTTCTGTCATATTGTTTTTgagtttcaatttttattaaatattttaagtcCCATGGACTGAGAACAGCCAGCATCTGTGCGTGTAAACGACCATAATAGgcccaaatttttaaaataaagtcgcaaagaaataaaattcttaaaCAAAAATTTTCCGATTAGTTTTTCTTTTGTCTCTTTTATTTCTACGATACCCGGTATAATAGAGGTACAGTAATTGAATGGTTATTGATTATGATAATTTGAAGAGCCAAAGCAATTAAGTATACTAATACACAAACCATTTGTATCCGATTCAAACGAAACTTTTAAACTGTGAAATTATGGTTTTTAGACTTAAAATTGACTAAATATCCGAGATCGTGGTTTGAGATTAGTATGATTCGATCCTTACCTCTCTCCTTGGCCCATTGGATCCTCTTTTGATCCAGCAACGAGGTCCTCGCGATCATTTTCAAACCACAAGGatcgaaattaaaaaaggaaaaaaaaccccCGAAAAATTGAACTAACTCATTCAACCATCGCGCGCAAACCTAATCGAAAACACTATAAGTTTACCTACATGGTGTTGATAGAGAGTTCTGGGTCCCGTAAACCCGGGAACGATTAGAAAATGTCGCCTAGGCTCATCGTGGGTCGTGGAAATATTAGAAACTGAGACGAAAGTCGAGACTTGAGGAAGTTTCGAGCGATCTATAGTTCGTGCGTTAGTATGAAAAGGAGGGATGGTTGTTGGAGCGAGTTAGGTTTCTATGGGAACTATGGGGAAGCTAGTCGGGGGCTGTCAGGGTCGATAATATTGACCTAACTGGAGGGGAGATTGGGGGATGTTGACCTCTGGGAGGCAGGGTTGACGGTCAACGATCGAGTCTTCGGAGGAGAGAGGATCTAAAAATGTATTTCGAGCCTATTTACATAGACTGCGGAGCATAACTATACCATCACCCACATTTTTTAATGTTTCGGTTTTCGGGAACAAAAGAAAATCAATTATACGAGTGCACTGTTTACCCAAAGTCATTTTCTACTTCCGCGGCTATTTTTGGTACACTTACTTTTGGATCTTGGCGAATAATTTGCAGTACAGATCGAATTACTTAGGATTTTAGGACATCTCTATTACTTAGGATCTTAGGACGACCACTacgtattttattttcatatttactagttattttgaaattttttttttttatgatctGAATAGTAGAATGTTCTCTGCACAGAATGTCATTACAATTTAACAATTAATTCCTGCATTTCAACGCTTGTTTTTCTCATAGAAGCAATCATTGTCGCTAAATGATTGTTAGACATCTTTTAACTGAATCACAATATCATGACAACGTAAACAAAACATTGTCGGGGAAGCACAGGTAATATGTTTCAAAAATTTACTAGATTTATTCGATTTACTACCTTCGTATTTTAGTGTACGAACAATTTTATGACATACGGATTTCGTTTTTTCTtcattgtataaaatattcttaaaaagacaataaatttttatgtagttcaattaataatatcatacataataataaattaatacagggtgttcggccacccctgggaaaaattttaatgagggattctactggccaaaataagaccaaaattaagaataccaatttgttgataaaggcttcgttaaacagttattaacgtttaaagttccgaccgtactgaattcttttctaggaaatgggtaggatttcgggggtatgtatatttaccaaaaatgattgtaattgatccccgcaaccgaaaataatttttccaaaacgatttgaaattttttttttccgtcgaaaaatttcacatctcgaatttttttctagaaaatgggtaggatttcgggggtatgtatatttaccaaaaatgattgtaattgacccccacaatcgaaaataatttttccagaacgatttgaaatttttgaatttaattgttgataactttttaacgaagcctccaacaacaaattggtattcttgattttcgtcttattttggcctctagaatcccccattaaaatttttcccaggggtggctgtacaccctgtataatattatacgaaattgttgcttattttctttaaaattactattttagggGGTGCACGAAGACTTTCGTGACTGGTACTGAAGCTTCGATTGCTGCCTAACAGATTATCGATCGGGCATAATTCTTGTTTCTTTTCGGGTGAAGAAACTTGGAGCACCTTCGATCGTTACCAAGCAAAGTATCGATCGGGCGTAATTCTTATTTTTTCCTATTGGAGAAGCTTCGTGAAAAACACCCATATTTTAGTCATTTTCACTAAACtaataaaaaaaactttttGAACAAAAGTTAATCAGCAAAttgttgacaagaaattgcaacggtaaaaattaacagaacattttttaTTCAGTAAAAAATCTTTTTAGCCAACTTGTCGAAAAATGTTTTCTTATTTGTCCAACATATCGTCACATCGTTAATTTGGCTCACGAAACGTTTATAACGTACTCGATACTTGTGATCAAGTCGCCAATTAGGAAGAGAGCAGGCGTGAGCGTGGTAAAATCATTTGGATCGGATGATAAGGGAACAAGTGGGTGATAATTCAAAATGGCTTCGACCTCGGTTAAATACGTGGTCGTGGATGTCAATAATGTTTTTCCAACTGTAAACGGGGCTTTATTAGTTTATAGGGAGAATTAAATGCCAAGTGATATTACTGTTTATTGCACAATGCTGTATCAATCGATTAGTTTGATTAGAGTAATcgatcgattaagattatttaattcGAAACCGATTATaaagcaaattaaaaaattatttattattcaatcTCAacactaatatacagggtgttcgactccacctgggaaaaattttaatgggggattctagaggccaaaataagacgaaaatcaagaataccaattttttgatggaggcttcgttaaaaagttattaacaattgaattcaaaaatttcaaatcgttctagaaaaattattttcggttgcgggggtccattacaataatttttggtgaatagacataaccccgaaatcctacccactttctagaaaaaaattcgaaaaagtgtgaaatttttcgacggaaaagaaaaaatttgaaatcgttttggaaaaattattttcagttgcaggggtcaattacaatcatttttggtgaatagacatacccccgaaatcctgcgcattttcgagaataaaattcaatacaagtggaactttacacgttaattactttttaacgaaaccttcatcgacaaattggtattcttgattttcgtcttattttggcctctagaatcctccattaaaagttttcccagggatggtcggacaccctgtatataaataatatctgtatattaaattttaccaTTTCATTTTGGCGCCAATTGAATACTTCCAACTGTCATGGCGTCCATTGTGTGCCGGTAGCTAGCCTTGATTCCGAATTCTAATCAAagactgtaacagaaataaaatacaaattaaaatcaaatacaTTACAGTAAACATATCTAATCATAATTAAACGATGATTGATGTACAAGATACATAATTTCATTTAGGGAGACGTAATGAACCAACGCCCCGGTTAGATATCGAAGAAAACGCGCGAAATAGGATTCACTTTTTGTCGCAATTACGATTCAATTTTTAACATAAATGTATTAAATCTAAATGTAAATCTAAATCTAAATCACCGTTAGAAAGTAAATGGGAGTGGTAATAGTAACGAAATATGAACAGGTTAGAAATACGCACTTCGTTGGTCGCGAAATGCTGACACGTCTTGAAACGTCTTTCGACGTTccttaagaattaaattctcaATCGATAATGCGGTTCATAAGTCGATCGTTAGAAAtactttaatgttaatcatgcaAGCGTATAATGTGTAAATATATTAACATTCGATTTAAATTTCAATCAATGTCGCGAAGTCGGATTTAAGTcgttacaagagcaagaaggaaaagcTTACACTCGCCTTCTTTATCGATTTTCCGAAGTTGCACGAAGTACCGAGCTAACGTACATACGGCCCGTATGGTAGCATGTCTGCTTTCCCCACCACTTCGTTAAACATTTATAGGAAATTCGTATTATGCCAAATCTAACCACACTAATTACATTAGAACGAACTTATTTCCAGTGTAAGTACCCGGTGCTCATCCCTGCCACTGAGATTCCCCTTGACATACTGCTAAGATCGGCAGCTGAGGGAACGTTCCTGTCTTTTATTCGTTATCCTTCTCTACGTTCAACAGTCGACTCGAGAGCAGTTTGGACTGTTTCTTTAATTATAATCAACACGTCTACTTCGTAATCGCGTGATTTGTGGTCTCAATTTTCGGACATATATCGAATTTTTATTGTATCGAGATCAGTGTTCACTATCCATACAAAATCACTATAATTTCCCTAGAAAATTACATATACGTTTCAATTTCAtggaattttaattattaacgaaaCTTTCAAAGTGAATTATTTAAGTCGTAGTAAATTGATAAGGAAAACGAATAAATCGAGTTATTTGTTTAATTAAACGATTATTATGAATGGCAATTGTTTGTTTTATGGAGTAGAAGTCACgttcttttgaaaaattaatgggAAAGTAAAATAGGTAATTGCATGAATTAAATTAGGTGTTTATATAAAAAACAACAATCCTCTCCATAATAATCAGAATGAGAGCTGCTTATTTTATCAAGTGGACGTCACGTGATcttggaaaataaataaaaatgtcttTGGATCAAACTGTTTGTgaaggtaaaaataaaaataaaaattcgtttcattccacgttcatttctttatttatttagagaaaatttggaaattacgataataataatatcgtTTAGGTTATTGGATGATTTTGAGGTTATAACTTAGTTTTTCTGTAATTAATTTCAGATTTGAAGGCTTTCGAAAGACGTCTTACAGAAGTTATCATTAGTTTACAACCGGCAACTTTAAGATGGAGAAGTATGtttgtttattttttcaaaaattaacaAATGTTGAAATTAtagttaatataaaaataatgtttcaagTGGTTCTTATTTGAAAACTGTATGTTTTTCCTTTTTAATAGTATGAGAAAATTTCACAGCTTTTGCTTCTTTTATGCTATTATGTTTCATTACCCTTTGGTGGAGACAAACTAAGAACTACAAAAGCATAATTTTTTTCTAATACTACCAAATGATTCAAATTCTTCAATTACATTGTTAATTCCTTTCCAGTGTTGCTAGGTTTCATATCAGTATGCACAGCAGTGGGTGCGTGGCATTGGTTAACAGATCCCAACACATCCGCTGTCTCCTTTACCCAGAGTCTCTGCAACCACCCATTCTTTGCCATAGCTAGCATCATTCTAGGTAAAAACTAGAAATCCTAATCTTTTTGCCCATCAATATTCATCAAAATTACTATGATTTCAGTGATATTATTCATGCTGGGGGTTCACAGACGAGTGATAGCGCCAAGTATCATTACTCAGAGGGCTAGGATTGTGCTTGGGGACTTTAACATGAGCTGTGATGACACTGGAAAGCTCATTCTCAAACCTACTAGGCCCCTGCACCTTCACGATACCTAAAACCCACCTCCTACAATCTTCACTGATTGGGTTTTCAATGTTTATCGTCCGTTGAAGGTTTCGatatacaattttttataattgaaaATGGATTGAAACTATTATTTAATTTAGTAATGAGGGCTCGGTGCCGAAATTACAATTGTTAGTGTCTGTTACGATTAATTATGTACCTTAAACTATGAGGGTTCAAAGTCCAAGTTCCAATCATTTTTATCTGTTACAATTAATATTGTACTAATTATAATTAAGGAAAATGTAAAATAGACAGTAAAACACATGCAAAGATCATCGAAAGCAATAATTAATGTATTTTCTAAGTTTCTTGTTAATAGAATCTGTTGTAATTGAATACTTTCGTAAATATTCTTATTTATATTGTGATGCAACTCGCCGAGAGTTGAAACGATTGGAAGCAATCGTTTAGTTAGTTTAAATCGCTTTTCGAGTTTTCCCAATTCATAGTCAAAACTGTTTCTTGCAACAAGTTCGCAAAAATATATTATAGGTTCTTTTGTAAATACACTATGAGATAACTTGCCAGGAATCAGAACGATTTAGAATAATTGTTCAGTTGGTTTGAGTCGCATTGTACTAATCTTTTGCGTTAATAAACTTATATTAA
This region includes:
- the LOC143348424 gene encoding uncharacterized protein LOC143348424, producing the protein MIARTSLLDQKRIQWAKEREEMTRFGGNWGLLKNNNNFRMTLAEIKQSTSKPICASGHFGSSTSLKSLNYNSESTINLQEEPEVARIRHRNPSLPPIYNKDQQLYISQSQQKEFPLKNKLKSQHNHRLCNHETSENHYTQVEDQEGETSGYASDSMDVPVSSKILLPGCKPPEPPIEKIWRNPYSTPESSLPPSRRLQDRMGELNRPRWDSVWGQDTSCGDPPPPSWLARLGHSSQVLVINHESASSSDSSTVGSTGCEKTYLRGQNIPVDANVLQEREIKRQKALELQTAIKRQLEEKNRMKKEEKERKLEEERLEEERIKREREKEKERFDEEQRRQRERDAAKLKESEAMREVLQAAERLAKEQKKILRKNKSPNEENSNSTVNFHSIDSSRIQCQETPNVGDGDDETNRNSAKELEKDTNETKSLQVPVSKDVAIVLSGRLEDSELLNGANLQFVNLVLTPTPRNFENKLCGGLNFPSTVFERRLVTPTKFRAAIGRDFGTQTDLDVSTLALRGETRDAGKRGTENGATTGEISMKAFPRSKSQPRTSIESRPQWNANRPCTRYRTQSEKDPHYQRRLRMRRRVESSDERSRSPSLDRRKSIKLKIRPTRRKIKPESYDADLSMDSLNSIVRLRTDEDGLTNIETHKYEPKNLESRNETSSVWDGEEILSKLSSLKTGLLSKQMEWKSERLQVSPAASTIF
- the Cnep1r2 gene encoding CTD nuclear envelope phosphatase 1 regulatory subunit 2; translation: MSLDQTVCEDLKAFERRLTEVIISLQPATLRWRMLLGFISVCTAVGAWHWLTDPNTSAVSFTQSLCNHPFFAIASIILVILFMLGVHRRVIAPSIITQRARIVLGDFNMSCDDTGKLILKPTRPLHLHDT